In Balearica regulorum gibbericeps isolate bBalReg1 chromosome 26, bBalReg1.pri, whole genome shotgun sequence, one genomic interval encodes:
- the MYO1F gene encoding unconventional myosin-If — translation MGSKERFHWQSHNVKQSGVDDMVLLSKIAEEAIVENLKKRFMDDYIFTYIGPVLISVNPFKQMPYFTDREIELYQGAAQYENPPHIYALTDNMYRNMMIDAENQCVIISGESGAGKTVAAKYIMGYISKVSGGGEKVQHVKDIILQSNPLLEAFGNAKTVRNNNSSRFGKYFEIQFSRGGEPDGGKISNFLLEKSRVVSQNECERNFHIYYQLIEGASQEQRQNLGIMNPDYYYYLNQSDTYQVDGTDDRSDFHETMNAMQVIGIRGEDQQLVLQIVAGILHLGNISFREEGNYARVENADSLAFPAYLLGIDQDRLNEKVTSRKMDSKWGGRSESITVTLNVEQAAYTRDALAKGLYSRVFDFLVESINRAMQKPYEEYSIGVLDIYGFEIFQKNGFEQFCINFVNEKLQQIFIELTLKAEQEEYVQEGIKWTQIQYFNNKVVCDLIENKLNPPGIMSVLDDVCATMHATGEGADQTLLQKLQAAVGTHEHFNSWNSGFIIHHYAGKVSYDVNGFCERNRDVLFTDLIELMQSSEYGFIRMLFPEKLDSDKKGRPTTAGSKIKKQANDLVNTLMKCTPHYIRCIKPNETKKPRDWEESRVKHQVEYLGLKENIRVRRAGFAYRRLFHKFLQRYAILTPETWPSWRGDERQGVQHLLRSVNMDPDQYQMGRSKVFVKNPESLFLLEEMRERKFDGFARVIQKAWRRHIAIRKYEQMREEASNILYNFKERRRNSINRNFVGDYLGMEERPELRQFLAKRERIDFADSITKYDRRFKPIKRDFILTPKYFYLIGREKVKKGPEKGQIKEVLKKKVELQAVSGVSLSTRQDDFFILHENDADNFLESIFKTELISLLCKRYEELTRTKLRLSFKDTLQFRVKKEGWGGGGTRNVTFIRGQGDVATLKAGGKTLTVSIGDGLPRNAKPTRKGVTQSKGGSRCPAPSRSAPPAPRGACRNGAPQFPHGDSRTQRDTYTTPQKRARGPPAAALPARNASRQQKTRPPSEQNMDFLNVPDQGVAGMQRRRSLSQRPPPARHPKPQPKAAVPRCQALYQYVGQDVDELSFNVGDIIDVLLEDTSGWWKGRLHGKEGLFPGNYVQKI, via the exons GGCAGCAAGGAGCGCTTCCACTGGCAGAGCCACAATGTCAAGCAGAGCGGCGTGGACGACATGGTCCTGCTCTCCAAGATCGCCGAGGAGGCCATCGTGGAGAATCTCAAGAAGCGTTTTATGGATGATTACATCTTT ACCTACATCGGACCGGTGCTCATTTCCGTCAACCCCTTCAAGCAGATGCCATACTTCACTGACCGGGAGATCGAGCTGTACCAGGGGGCG GCTCAGTATGAAAATCCCCCCCACATCTACGCCCTGACCGATAACATGTACCGCAACATGATGATCGATGCGGAGAACCAGTGCGTCATCATCAG CGGAGAAAGCGGGGCCGGGAAAACGGTGGCAGCAAAATACATCATGGGCTACATCTCCAAAGTGTCCGGGGGTGGCGAGAAAGTACAG caCGTGAAGGACATCATCCTGCAGTCCAACCCGCTGCTGGAAGCCTTCGGGAATGCCAAAACTGTCCGGAACAACAACTCTAGCCGCTTT GGGAAGTACTTTGAGATCCAGTTCAGCCGGGGCGGTGAACCCGACGGGGGGAAGATTTCCAACTTTCTGCTGGAGAAGTCGCGGGTGGTGAGCCAGAACGAGTGTGAGAGGAATTTCCACATCTACTACCAG CTCATCGAAGGGGCGTCCCAAGAGCAGCGGCAGAACCTGGGGATCATGAACCCAGATTATTACTATTACCTGAACCAGTCGGACACGTACCAGGTGGACGGCACAGATGACCGCAGCGACTTCCATGAGACCATG AATGCCATGCAGGTCATCGGCATCCGGGGCGAGGACcagcagctggtgctgcagaTCGTGGCGGGGATCCTCCATCTGGGAAACATCAGCTTTCGGGAGGAAGGCAACTACGCCCGTGTGGAAAATGCTGACT ccctggcctTCCCTGCCTACCTGCTGGGGATCGACCAGGACCGCCTCAACGAGAAGGTCACCAGCAGGAAAATGGACAGCAAGTGGGGCGGCCGCTCCGAATCCATCACTGTCACCCTCAACGTGGAGCAGGCAGCTTACACCCGGGACGCCCTGGCTAAGGGGCTCTACTCACGCGTCTTCGACTTCCTCGTGGAG TCTATCAACCGGGCTATGCAGAAGCCATACGAGGAGTACAGCATCGGGGTGCTGGACATCTACGGCTTTGAAATATTCCAG AAAAATGGCTTCGAGCAATTCTGCATTAACTTCGTGAACGAGAAGCTGCAGCAGATCTTCATAGAGCTGACCCTGAAGGCAGAGCAG GAGGAATACGTGCAGGAGGGGATCAAGTGGACCCAGATCCAGTATTTCAACAACAAGGTGGTGTGTGACCTGATAGAGAACAAGCTG AACCCCCCTGGGATCATGAGCGTTCTGGACGACGTCTGTGCCACCATGCACGCCACCGGCGAGGGAGCGGACCAGACcctgctgcagaagctgcaggcGGCCGTGGGCACCCACGAGCACTTCAACAGCTGGAACTCGGGTTTCATCATCCACCACTACGCAGGCAAG GTCTCCTACGACGTGAACGGCTTCTGCGAGCGCAACCGGGACGTGCTCTTCACCGACCTGATCGAGCTCATGCAGAGCAGCGAATA TGGTTTCATCAGGATGCTTTTCCCAGAAAAACTTGATTCTGACAAAAAAGGACGACCAACCACTGCGGGCTCCAAAATCAAG AAACAGGCTAACGACCTGGTGAACACGCTAATGAAGTGCACGCCACACTACATCCGCTGCATCAAGCCCAATGAGACCAAGAAACCCCGGGACTGGGAGGAGAGCAG GGTGAAGCACCAAGTCGAGTACCTGGGGCTGAAGGAGAACATTCGGGTGCGCCGGGCAGGTTTTGCCTATCGCCGCCTCTTCCACAAATTCCTGCAACG CTACGCCATCCTCACCCCCGAGACGTGGCCGTCCTGGCGCGGGGATGAGCGGCAAGGGGTGCAGCACTTGCTGCGCTCCGTCAACATGGACCCGGACCAGTACCAGATGGGTCGGAGCAAGGTGTTTGTCAAGAACCCCGAATCG CTTTTCCTCCTCGAAGAGATGCGGGAGCGGAAATTCGACGGCTTCGCCCGGGTGATCCAGAAGGCCTGGCGCCGGCACATCGCCATCCGGAAGTATGAGCAGATGCGAGAAGAGG CCTCCAACATCCTCTACAACTTCAAAGAGCGGAGGAGGAACAGCATTAACAGGAATTTCGTGGGCGATTACCTGGGCATGGAGGAGCGGCCAGAGCTGCGCCAGTTCCTGGCCAAGAGGGAGCGGATAGACTTCGCGGACTCCATCACTAAGTACGACCGGAGGTTCAAG CCCATCAAGCGGGACTTCATCCTCACCCCCAAGTACTTCTACCTGATCGGGCGGGAGAAGGTGAAGAAAGGTCCTGAGAAGGGGCAGATCAAGGAGGTGCTCAAGAAGAAGGTGGAGCTCCAGGCGGTGAGCGGCGTCTCGCTGAG caccaggcaggatGATTTCTTCATCCTCCACGAGAACGATGCCGACAATTTTCTTGAATCCATCTTCAAGACGGAGCTGATCAGCCTGCTGTGCAAACGCTACGAGGAGCTCACCCGCACCAAGCTGCGCCTCTCCTTCAAGGACAC aCTACAGTTTCGGGTGAAGAAGGAGGGctggggcggcggcggcacccGCAACGTCACCTTCATCAGAGGACAGGGCGACGTGGCCACCCTCAAAGCCGGAGGCAAAACCCTTACGGTCAGCATCGGGGATGGGCTCCCCAGGAACGCCA AGCCCACGAGGAAGGGTGTGACGCAGAGCAAAGGTGGCAGCAGGTGTCCGGCACCCTCCCGAAGCGCCCCACCGGCACCCAGAG GCGCCTGCAGGAACGGGGCACCCCAGTTCCCGCACGGTGACAGCCGGACTCAGCGGGACACCTACACGACACCCCAGAAGCGGGCGCGGGGGCCGCCGGCCGCAGCGTTGCCCGCCCGAAATGCCAGCCGCCAGCAGAAGACGCGGCCCCCGTCCGAGCAGAACATGGATTTCCTCAACGTGCCTGACCAGGGGGTGGCTGG CATGCAGCGCCGGCGAAGCCTGAGCCAGCGGCCGCCACCGGCCAGGCATCCCAAGCCGCAGCCCAAGGCGGCGGTGCCGCGTTGCCAGGCACTCTACCAGTACGTTGGGCAGGACGTGGACGAGCTCAGCTTCAACGTTGGGGACATCATCGACGTCCTGCTGGAAG aTACCTCTGGCTGGTGGAAAGGCCGGCTGCACGGCAAGGAGGGGCTTTTCCCTGGGAATTACGTGCAGAAGATCTGA